In Bacillus cytotoxicus NVH 391-98, the following are encoded in one genomic region:
- a CDS encoding response regulator aspartate phosphatase, which produces MRILNNEKVTKLLNEWYKVILSKQITKATRMKEEVDEKISVLMVEQNRDLQDQNLLLYYSLLDYSYKVLINKSYVTRSDFDAVEKLTTKTIDEYLKYYYHFYKAVHNTMIANYMEAMEQFEEAERLLEYIPNDIEKAEFNYKLGELYYHLQQPLLTIKHVMKAKDIYKKHEDYVINQIECDTILGLASVTLSQFEQGEELFVKCLDMAKKHNCTRLITLIQYNLGFLYAKQGISATAIRHLMDVYKSEKPYHKTVFLLAREHFKVNEIEKAQEFLTEGFELADVEYTHHLRILRAQYDENYKQNLETTIADGLDYFESQKLYGFIEEYSGILAKKLYQEGNHEKASQYFNISYDAKELLQKGSALK; this is translated from the coding sequence ATTAGAATTCTGAATAATGAGAAAGTTACAAAATTATTAAATGAATGGTATAAAGTTATTCTATCTAAGCAAATAACAAAAGCAACAAGAATGAAAGAAGAAGTTGATGAAAAGATTAGTGTCTTAATGGTCGAACAAAACCGAGATCTACAAGATCAAAATCTCTTATTGTATTATTCCCTATTGGATTATAGTTATAAAGTGTTAATAAATAAATCATATGTAACTCGTAGTGATTTTGATGCAGTTGAAAAACTTACAACAAAAACTATTGATGAGTATTTAAAATACTACTACCATTTCTATAAAGCTGTGCATAACACCATGATTGCTAACTATATGGAAGCTATGGAGCAATTTGAAGAAGCTGAACGACTTTTAGAGTATATTCCTAATGACATTGAAAAAGCTGAATTTAATTATAAACTTGGTGAACTATATTACCATCTTCAACAACCTTTATTAACAATTAAGCATGTAATGAAAGCAAAAGACATATACAAAAAACATGAAGATTATGTAATAAATCAAATTGAATGCGATACAATCCTGGGGTTGGCAAGTGTCACTTTAAGTCAGTTTGAACAAGGCGAAGAACTTTTTGTTAAATGTTTGGATATGGCTAAAAAACATAACTGCACTCGACTAATTACCTTAATTCAGTATAACTTAGGTTTCCTTTATGCAAAACAAGGTATATCCGCAACTGCAATTCGACATTTAATGGATGTATATAAATCTGAAAAACCATATCATAAAACTGTATTCTTACTGGCTCGAGAACATTTCAAAGTAAATGAAATTGAAAAAGCACAAGAATTTTTGACTGAAGGCTTTGAATTAGCTGATGTTGAATATACACATCATTTACGAATACTTCGAGCACAATATGATGAAAATTATAAGCAGAATCTAGAAACAACGATTGCAGATGGACTAGATTACTTTGAATCCCAAAAACTTTATGGCTTTATTGAAGAGTACTCTGGAATTTTAGCGAAAAAACTTTATCAAGAAGGTAATCATGAGAAAGCTAGCCAATATTTTAATATATCTTATGATGCTAAAGAATTGCTTCAGAAGGGAAGTGCGTTAAAATGA
- a CDS encoding ParM/StbA family protein encodes MKLKTYKVEGTEYVWGDDIIKVNNTLNTYAQQNRYKTNQYKTLSKIALAEMAAKTNVKSYDEILVITGVPSEEIGTKAVDEIKEVYQGAHDLEVNGKKVSINVVDVIVLAQPVGTVMSRYLDEDGFVADDTYEDMTVGIIDIGTGTTDLDVISMLRREKESTSVPKGMHDVYEPIVAKIKKETSATINDYKLEKVFEEGAYQASKRMDPIDFNDEKTASIKEVYDFIVNGVNNAWKTFDRFDEVLVSDGGANTFHELLEEWIGKVTKLEESQTANVEGFYRYGKFEVGEEDGE; translated from the coding sequence ATGAAGCTTAAAACATATAAAGTTGAAGGAACAGAATATGTTTGGGGCGATGACATAATTAAAGTGAACAATACTTTAAACACATACGCTCAACAAAATCGTTATAAAACTAATCAGTATAAAACTCTATCAAAAATTGCATTAGCTGAAATGGCTGCTAAAACAAATGTGAAAAGTTATGATGAAATCTTAGTTATAACGGGCGTTCCAAGCGAGGAAATCGGAACAAAAGCCGTTGATGAAATTAAAGAAGTTTATCAAGGAGCTCATGATCTTGAGGTGAATGGTAAAAAAGTATCGATTAATGTTGTAGATGTTATTGTTCTTGCTCAACCGGTAGGAACAGTTATGAGCCGTTATTTAGATGAAGATGGATTTGTTGCAGATGATACTTATGAAGATATGACAGTAGGTATTATTGATATCGGAACTGGTACAACAGATTTAGATGTAATCTCTATGCTGCGTCGTGAAAAAGAATCTACTTCTGTTCCAAAAGGAATGCATGATGTTTATGAACCAATCGTAGCTAAAATTAAAAAAGAAACAAGTGCAACTATTAATGATTATAAATTAGAAAAAGTATTTGAAGAAGGTGCTTACCAAGCTTCAAAGCGTATGGATCCAATTGATTTTAATGATGAAAAAACTGCATCTATTAAAGAAGTTTATGATTTTATCGTAAACGGAGTAAATAATGCATGGAAAACATTTGACCGTTTTGATGAAGTGCTAGTTTCTGATGGTGGCGCGAATACATTCCATGAGTTATTGGAAGAATGGATTGGTAAAGTAACAAAATTAGAAGAAAGCCAAACTGCAAACGTGGAGGGCTTCTACAGATACGGTAAATTCGAGGTAGGCGAAGAAGATGGCGAATAA
- the wecB gene encoding non-hydrolyzing UDP-N-acetylglucosamine 2-epimerase, whose translation MTERLKVMTIFGTRPEAIKMAPLVLELQKHPDKIESIVTVTAQHRQMLDQVLNIFGITPDFDLNIMKDRQTLIDITTRGLQGLDQVMKEAKPHIVLVHGDTTTTFIASLAAFYNQIPVGHVEAGLRTWDKYSPYPEEMNRQLTGVMADLHFSPTAKSATNLQKENKDESRIFVTGNTAIDALKTTVKETYSHPVLEKLGNDRLVLMTAHRRENLGEPMRNMFRAIKRLVDKHEDVQVVYPVHMNPVVRETANDILGEHNRIHLIEPLDVIDFHNVAARSYLILTDSGGVQEEAPSLGVPVLVLRDTTERPEGIEAGTLKLAGTDEETIFTLADELLSNKEAHDKMAQASNPYGDGRASERIVEAILQHFNK comes from the coding sequence ATGACTGAACGTTTAAAAGTAATGACGATTTTCGGAACACGTCCAGAAGCGATTAAAATGGCACCTCTTGTATTAGAGCTGCAAAAGCATCCGGATAAAATTGAATCGATTGTGACTGTAACAGCGCAGCATCGTCAAATGCTGGATCAAGTATTAAATATTTTTGGAATTACACCAGACTTTGATTTGAATATTATGAAGGACCGTCAAACTTTAATTGATATTACAACACGTGGTTTACAAGGTCTCGATCAAGTAATGAAAGAAGCAAAGCCGCATATCGTTCTTGTTCACGGTGATACAACAACGACATTTATTGCGAGTCTTGCGGCTTTTTATAATCAAATTCCTGTTGGTCACGTTGAGGCAGGACTTCGTACGTGGGATAAGTATTCTCCATATCCAGAAGAAATGAACCGCCAATTAACAGGTGTGATGGCTGATCTGCATTTTTCTCCAACAGCAAAATCAGCAACAAATTTACAAAAAGAGAATAAAGACGAGTCTCGTATTTTTGTAACAGGAAATACGGCAATTGATGCACTAAAAACAACTGTAAAAGAAACATATAGTCATCCTGTTCTAGAGAAGCTTGGTAACGACCGTCTTGTTCTTATGACGGCGCACCGTCGCGAGAACTTAGGTGAACCAATGCGCAACATGTTCCGTGCAATTAAGCGCCTTGTTGACAAACATGAAGATGTACAAGTTGTATATCCGGTTCATATGAATCCTGTTGTACGTGAAACAGCTAATGACATTTTAGGAGAGCATAATCGCATTCATTTAATTGAACCGCTAGATGTAATTGATTTTCATAATGTTGCAGCTCGCTCTTACTTAATACTAACAGATTCAGGTGGTGTGCAAGAAGAGGCGCCATCTCTTGGGGTGCCAGTTCTTGTTCTGCGCGACACGACAGAGCGTCCAGAAGGAATTGAAGCTGGTACATTGAAATTAGCAGGCACAGATGAAGAAACGATCTTTACACTTGCGGATGAGTTATTATCAAATAAGGAAGCGCATGATAAAATGGCGCAGGCATCCAACCCTTACGGTGATGGTCGTGCTTCAGAACGTATTGTAGAAGCAATCTTACAACATTTTAATAAATAA